The genomic interval CCGTACTCCGCAGCGACTGAGGGATCCGCCGCACATTCCGGGGCGCGCCACACACCCTGCCCCACACGAGAACAGGCCAGTCCGCGAAGGCGGACTTCGTGTGGTCGTTGCAGCGAATTCATTCGCCCGAAGCAGCTGGAGCCTGATGGGGGGCGCGCCCCGAGAACCCGCGGCTTGAAAAGCGAAAAGCCCCGACACGGGCCGCTGACGCGTCCCGTTCGGGGCTTCACCTGCACGCACATCAAACCTGCCGGAGTGCGTTCGAATTCTCCCCTCTCCCGCTTGCGGGAGAGGGGCCGGGGGAGAGGGCAGCCGAGGCATGCGCCGGCGCACGTCGATACGCACCCAACCCCGCAAGGGCCGCGGAGCCCGCCGGCATCACCGGAGAGCTCCCCGCCAATACCCAGCCTTAGCGCGGCAGGAGCACCCGGTCCACCACGTGGATCACGCCGTTGGACTGCATCACGTTGGCGATGGTGACGGTCGCCGCGTTTCCGCCCGCGTCGCGGACGACCACGTTGCTTCCGCTCATCGACGCCGTCAGCGTTCCGCCGGCGGCGGTGTTCAGGGTGGCGCGACCGCCGCCCGCCTGGATCATGCGCATCAGGTCGGCGGCGGTGTGGCGGCCCGGAACCACGTGATAGGTCAGCACGCCCGTGAGCGCGGCCTTGTTCTCGGGGCGCAGCAGGGTGGCGACCGTGCCCGCGGGCAGGGCGTCGAACGCGGCGTTCACCGGCGCGAACACGGTGAAGGGGCCCGCGGACGCGAGGGTTTCCACCAGCCCAGCGGCCTTCACCGCCGCCACGAGCGTGGTGTGATCGGCGGAGTTCACCGCGTTCTCCACGATGTTGCGCGTCGGCAGCATCGCCGCGCCGCCCACCATCACCGACGCCTGGCTCCCCATGGCGCCGCCCTGCGCGTTCATCCCTATCTCGCCCGTACCTCCCGAGGCACACCCCTGGAGAACTGCCGCCGCGAGCACCACTGTGATCGTCTTGTTCATGTCCGTATCCCTGGT from Longimicrobium sp. carries:
- a CDS encoding fasciclin domain-containing protein, which codes for MNKTITVVLAAAVLQGCASGGTGEIGMNAQGGAMGSQASVMVGGAAMLPTRNIVENAVNSADHTTLVAAVKAAGLVETLASAGPFTVFAPVNAAFDALPAGTVATLLRPENKAALTGVLTYHVVPGRHTAADLMRMIQAGGGRATLNTAAGGTLTASMSGSNVVVRDAGGNAATVTIANVMQSNGVIHVVDRVLLPR